From a single Pasteurella atlantica genomic region:
- a CDS encoding TonB-dependent receptor domain-containing protein — translation MLQGSGSVQKSKRLAKLFCCSFFPFSIANVMAQDIHLNTIEVVDSLSNIQTKNIAETIKTAKILEKQQISDIRDLVKYETGITVVEKGRMGESGYAIRGVDENRVNITIDGLQQAENFSSQGFKELFEGYGNFNNTRNGVEIENIKEVSLVKGADSTKVGSGALGGSVIFQTKDARDFLVNKDFYYKFKTGYASANNQDMFSHTLAGRYNNFDALIIRTDRKGTNLENFDYNKFSDKVQGKSRQKADPYHIKKYNTLIKLGYNLNDFNRFTLMLDDGNKTSKGHDWSYTMNYSNDTRHTNDSSHRRNLAFAYENYDANLFWDSAKVTVSNQKIIQRAQTDIYCVGKDDCSRTANPLNIQLKEGKVVDKEGNSFNIKRVPQWKNAGSYREPNYVKDETETTLALVNAKGEEYDYPLEGRFNTRNNQSDHWYLYNKEHKGEDILLDCSKFDCNSKLRYYHINEEDAFVNERHYFDLDLNKPHSKVDDDNTVQQGWNKGDKIRVKTQFAVEDIKQAQAHYKRIKMMQQQYYSKNNSWENKPSPDYNLILPSRGYIGADWKDRRLNTYTKQVNVDFEKAVNIKATEHLFAYGGHLSKTDKSMVNYSGQRLVDVKWWALNSYFDKIDEDGTPLCSLNGWGEKGSPNCYRQNEVTSFLIPVQVTNGALYFKDNIRVNDWLSFDGSYRYDKVSYKPTYKQGKSPDIPLGMFFNAHYQLDLKKKPVWDRSKSWAENMVFQNKYKDYYESMMPKIEENKKANKEYMTAQKQSFKNHSYALGTTIDPTDYLRVQAKFSKGFRAPTPEEMYFTFAHPSFNIRPNLRLKPETAETKELAFTLYKDRSYITLSGFRTDYKDFLTLQNQGVYEAQITGIDKNIYQNINQQSAKVTGIDITTKLALGDFSPTLTGVSFGYKYTYQKGKISGTKHTFEAGEYGKNIVKTETGYYPMNAIQPSKHVVSLGYISSQESYGVDLYFTHSAAKKAKDTYHSYHKEGNSPFVEPRSRSYNIFDLIGFYKPLKGMTIQAGIYNLFNKDYMTWDSARSIRSFGTTNMICRKENRSDGCNNDNQGIERFHSPERNFKLNLQYEF, via the coding sequence ATGCTGCAAGGAAGCGGTTCTGTTCAAAAGAGTAAACGACTAGCTAAGTTATTTTGTTGTTCTTTCTTCCCTTTCTCTATTGCCAATGTAATGGCTCAAGATATCCATTTAAATACTATTGAGGTAGTAGATTCTCTTAGTAATATTCAAACTAAGAATATTGCTGAAACTATCAAAACAGCTAAAATTCTTGAGAAACAGCAAATTTCAGATATTCGTGATTTAGTGAAATATGAAACGGGTATTACTGTTGTGGAAAAAGGGCGTATGGGGGAAAGTGGTTATGCAATACGTGGGGTAGATGAAAATCGAGTCAATATTACCATTGATGGTTTACAGCAGGCAGAAAATTTTTCTTCACAGGGTTTTAAGGAGTTATTTGAGGGTTATGGGAATTTTAATAATACTCGTAATGGGGTAGAAATTGAAAATATTAAAGAGGTTAGCCTTGTTAAAGGTGCCGATTCTACTAAAGTAGGAAGTGGTGCATTAGGTGGTTCTGTTATTTTTCAAACTAAAGATGCAAGAGACTTTTTAGTGAATAAAGATTTTTACTACAAATTTAAAACAGGGTATGCCTCTGCAAATAATCAAGATATGTTTTCACATACATTGGCAGGACGTTATAACAATTTTGATGCGTTAATTATTCGTACTGATAGGAAAGGAACAAATTTAGAAAACTTCGACTATAATAAGTTTTCAGATAAGGTTCAAGGTAAGTCAAGACAAAAAGCAGATCCTTATCATATCAAAAAATATAATACACTAATTAAACTTGGCTATAATCTCAATGACTTCAATCGCTTTACGCTGATGTTAGACGATGGTAACAAGACATCAAAAGGGCACGATTGGTCTTATACAATGAATTATAGCAATGATACTCGTCATACCAATGATAGTAGTCATCGCCGAAATCTTGCTTTTGCCTATGAAAATTATGACGCTAATCTATTTTGGGATAGTGCAAAAGTCACAGTATCAAATCAGAAAATTATTCAAAGGGCGCAAACAGATATTTATTGTGTGGGTAAAGACGATTGTAGTCGGACAGCTAATCCACTGAACATTCAATTAAAAGAGGGAAAAGTCGTTGATAAAGAAGGAAATTCTTTCAATATTAAACGGGTACCACAGTGGAAAAATGCAGGTAGTTATAGAGAACCAAACTATGTAAAAGACGAAACTGAAACAACTTTGGCATTAGTTAACGCGAAGGGGGAAGAGTATGATTATCCGTTAGAAGGTAGATTTAATACCCGAAATAATCAAAGTGATCATTGGTATCTATATAATAAAGAACACAAAGGTGAGGATATTTTACTAGATTGTTCGAAATTTGACTGTAATAGTAAGTTGAGATACTACCATATCAATGAAGAAGATGCCTTTGTTAACGAACGACACTATTTTGATCTTGATTTAAATAAACCTCACAGTAAAGTTGATGATGATAATACAGTACAACAGGGTTGGAATAAGGGTGATAAAATAAGAGTTAAAACTCAATTTGCGGTTGAGGATATCAAACAAGCTCAGGCTCACTATAAACGTATAAAAATGATGCAACAGCAATATTATTCTAAAAATAATAGTTGGGAGAATAAACCCTCACCTGATTATAACTTGATATTACCATCACGAGGTTATATTGGGGCAGACTGGAAAGATAGAAGGTTAAATACTTATACAAAACAAGTGAATGTTGATTTTGAAAAAGCGGTAAATATTAAAGCAACAGAGCATTTGTTTGCTTATGGTGGACACTTATCTAAGACGGATAAATCAATGGTAAATTATTCAGGTCAGCGATTAGTTGATGTGAAATGGTGGGCGTTAAACAGTTATTTTGATAAGATTGATGAAGATGGTACTCCTCTTTGTTCTTTAAATGGTTGGGGAGAAAAAGGTTCACCAAATTGTTATCGTCAAAATGAGGTGACTTCATTTTTAATTCCAGTGCAAGTAACAAATGGGGCATTATATTTTAAAGATAATATTCGAGTAAATGATTGGTTAAGTTTTGATGGCAGTTATCGTTATGATAAAGTTTCTTATAAACCCACTTATAAACAAGGTAAATCACCAGATATTCCATTAGGAATGTTTTTTAATGCTCATTATCAACTTGATTTGAAAAAGAAACCTGTTTGGGATAGAAGTAAATCTTGGGCTGAAAATATGGTTTTTCAGAATAAGTATAAGGATTATTATGAAAGTATGATGCCTAAAATTGAGGAAAATAAGAAAGCGAATAAAGAGTATATGACAGCTCAAAAACAATCTTTTAAGAATCATAGCTATGCCTTAGGTACGACAATAGATCCCACAGATTATTTACGTGTACAAGCAAAATTTTCGAAAGGATTTAGAGCACCTACTCCAGAGGAAATGTATTTTACTTTTGCACACCCAAGTTTTAATATTCGCCCCAATTTACGCTTAAAACCAGAAACTGCTGAAACGAAAGAATTAGCATTCACTTTGTATAAAGATCGTAGTTATATTACATTAAGTGGCTTTAGAACAGATTATAAAGATTTTCTAACTTTACAAAATCAAGGTGTATATGAAGCTCAAATTACCGGTATTGATAAAAATATTTATCAAAATATTAATCAACAAAGTGCTAAAGTAACTGGTATTGATATAACCACTAAATTGGCTTTAGGTGATTTCAGTCCCACATTAACAGGTGTGAGTTTTGGGTATAAATATACTTATCAAAAAGGAAAAATTAGTGGTACTAAACATACTTTTGAAGCTGGTGAGTATGGTAAAAATATTGTAAAAACAGAAACAGGTTATTACCCAATGAATGCTATTCAACCAAGTAAACACGTGGTTAGTTTAGGTTATATTTCATCTCAAGAAAGCTATGGTGTTGATTTGTATTTTACGCACAGTGCAGCTAAAAAAGCCAAAGATACTTATCATTCCTACCATAAAGAAGGTAATAGTCCTTTTGTTGAACCGAGAAGCCGTTCATATAATATTTTTGATTTAATCGGTTTTTATAAACCACTTAAAGGAATGACTATCCAAGCAGGTATTTATAATTTATTTAATAAAGACTATATGACTTGGGATAGTGCTCGTTCTATCAGAAGTTTTGGTACAACAAATATGATTTGTAGAAAAGAAAATCGTTCAGATGGTTGTAATAATGACAATCAAGGTATTGAGCGCTTTCACTCCCCAGAGCGCAATTTTAAACTTAATTTACAATACGAATTTTAG